Proteins from one Gemmatimonadales bacterium genomic window:
- a CDS encoding Uma2 family endonuclease, giving the protein MPEDGNRYELVYGELLVTPAPRPWHEIVQDRLRDALRAYLEREPVGHAFGPLADISWSDDVLVSPDLFVVPLE; this is encoded by the coding sequence ATGCCGGAAGACGGCAATCGCTACGAGCTCGTCTACGGCGAGCTGCTCGTGACGCCGGCGCCCCGGCCATGGCACGAAATCGTCCAGGACCGGCTTCGCGATGCACTCCGGGCCTATCTGGAGCGCGAACCTGTCGGCCACGCCTTCGGGCCCCTCGCCGATATCTCGTGGAGCGATGACGTGCTGGTCTCACCCGATCTGTTCGTCGTGCCGCTCGAGTAG